TTTACGACTTCCCGCCCGGCGCACTCTTTCAGCAGATAGCCCATGGCCCCTGCCTCGAGTGCACGAAAGATGTGCTCGGACGTATCGTGTACCGAAAGAATGACAACTCGTGTTCGAGGACTCACCTCGCGAATTCTATGGGCTGCTTCGATGCCGTTCAGATTCGGCATCGTCACATCCAGCAAAGCGATGTCCGGTTGGTGTTCCTTTGCCAGGGTGACCGCCGCGTATCCGTCACCGGCATCACCGACCACACGGATGCCTTCCTGATTCTCCAGGATTAGCCGCAGCCCGTCTCGCATCACGGCATGGTCATCGGCAAGAATCACGCTCAGTGGCATTCGGGTTTCTCCTGAAAATCAACGCTTATCGTGGTCCCTTTGTTGATTTCGGATGCAATGCGCAGTATCCCTCCGATCGACTCAGCCCGCTCACGCATACTGATCAGTCCTATATGCCCGGGTTCCCTGGCCGAA
Above is a window of Candidatus Hydrogenedentota bacterium DNA encoding:
- a CDS encoding response regulator transcription factor, with protein sequence MPLSVILADDHAVMRDGLRLILENQEGIRVVGDAGDGYAAVTLAKEHQPDIALLDVTMPNLNGIEAAHRIREVSPRTRVVILSVHDTSEHIFRALEAGAMGYLLKECAGREVVKAVRELMAGRRYLSQTIAETVLDDYIRRRGSEADSSPLALLSRREREVLQLVVEGKSSKEIAAIIHCSPKTVDTHRSHLMRKLNVSDLPTLIRFAIAHGLIPAP